A single genomic interval of Labrus bergylta chromosome 18, fLabBer1.1, whole genome shotgun sequence harbors:
- the cln8 gene encoding protein CLN8 — translation MDPGQQSNTLLQPSEEYFAWDYRLQFIGLGFAFYVAIFLLSHLLSSAVSCTYNSLLAKEQVFWNLAATRAVFGIQSTIAGLRALTQDSMLFRDRVRGQEDWSWFNVLTATGFFVFENVALHTSSVVFRSFDLPLATHHFFALSGYAGAVVYDSLGHFLPMVTLLLEMSTPFTCVSWMLLKAGWAHTLFWKANQWVMIHTFHCRMVLTYYMWWVAVTHWRDLTNHVALPQLLVFFTGLALLTFIINPIWTHKKTMQLLNPVDWNFGNKSTAVNGSIKAQSGVSVKPHNS, via the exons ATGGATCCTGGCCAGCAGAGCAACACTCTGCTCCAGCCAAGTGAAGAATACTTCGCATGGGACTATCGCCTCCAGTTTATAGGCCTGGGCTTTGCCTTCTATGTTGCAATATTCCTTCTTTCCCACCTCCTGTCTTCGGCTGTGTCCTGCACCTACAACTCCCTGCTAGCTAAGGAGCAGGTTTTCTGGAACCTCGCTGCGACTCGGGCAGTATTTGGCATCCAGAGTACTATAGCGGGACTCCGGGCTTTGACCCAGGACTCAATGTTGTTCAGAGACAGGGTGAGGGGACAAGAAGACTGGTCGTGGTTCAATGTCCTCACAGCTAcaggtttctttgtttttgagaaCGTAGCTCTTCACACCTCCAGTGTGGTATTTCGGTCATTTGACCTCCCACTGGCGACGCACCATTTCTTTGCCCTGTCAGGATATGCAGGGGCGGTGGTGTATGATTCCCTGGGACACTTTCTTCCAATGGTCACGCTGCTGCTGGAGATGAGCACACCTTTCACATGTGTGTCTTGGATGTTACTGAAG GCTGGTTGGGCCCACACCCTGTTTTGGAAAGCCAACCAATGGGTGATGATCCACACGTTCCACTGTCGCATGGTGCTCACCTACTACATGTGGTGGGTAGCAGTGACCCACTGGAGAGATCTCACCAATCATGTGGCCTTACCACAACTTCTAGTCTTCTTCACTGGCCTCGCCCTGCTCACGTTTATCATCAACCCAATCTGGACACACAAGAAGACCATGCAGCTTCTGAATCCTGTGGACTGGAACTTTGGCAACAAGTCCACAGCTGTAAACGGCTCCATCAAGGCTCAGTCGGGGGTTTCTGTCAAGCCCCACAACAGCTGA